A window of Sutcliffiella cohnii contains these coding sequences:
- a CDS encoding B3/B4 domain-containing protein, producing MITIHNEVKKAIPNFKLGYIEYENTTISTTPQMFKGRFRLFQESIYFDLLDQELKSVHGIAEWRKIFKQTGTDPSRYRPSAEALYRRIKKGQFLEPVNSGVDINNFFSLKYSIPFGLYDNAKLNGQLSVMIGKENDHYTGLNGRIISLDKILHTADENGPFGSPYIDSTRSPISEATTDAIQLVYLLPSIENNEAVKMLESVASMFVQINGGNFKVNLVS from the coding sequence ATGATTACAATACATAATGAAGTAAAAAAAGCTATTCCAAATTTTAAGTTAGGTTATATTGAATATGAAAATACAACTATAAGCACTACACCCCAAATGTTTAAAGGTAGATTTCGCCTTTTTCAAGAATCAATATACTTTGATTTACTTGATCAAGAACTAAAAAGTGTTCACGGAATAGCGGAATGGAGAAAGATTTTCAAACAAACTGGTACTGATCCGAGTAGGTACCGCCCATCCGCCGAAGCGCTATATAGAAGGATTAAAAAAGGTCAGTTTCTTGAACCTGTAAACTCTGGCGTAGACATTAATAATTTTTTTTCGTTAAAGTATTCAATTCCTTTTGGTTTATATGATAATGCAAAACTTAACGGACAGCTATCAGTAATGATTGGAAAAGAAAATGATCACTATACTGGTTTAAACGGTAGAATAATCAGTCTTGATAAAATCCTTCATACTGCTGACGAAAATGGCCCGTTCGGAAGTCCTTACATTGATAGTACTAGATCCCCTATTTCAGAAGCAACTACTGATGCCATTCAACTTGTTTATTTACTTCCATCTATTGAAAATAATGAAGCAGTAAAGATGCTAGAGAGTGTTGCTTCTATGTTTGTACAAATTAACGGCGGGAATTTTAAAGTAAATCTAGTATCATAA
- the queG gene encoding tRNA epoxyqueuosine(34) reductase QueG encodes MLAKEVHTLNFTKLKEEIIQYSKQIGIDKIGFTSASPFVELKERLRVQQENGYQSGFEESDIEKRTNPQLLLPQAKSIIAIAIAYPSKMKDAPRSTRKDPRGIFCRASWGTDYHLVLRDRLSKLEEFIKQKVPEATLKSMVDTGELADRAVAERAGIGWSGKNCAIITPEFGSYVYLGEMITNIPFDPDQSIEDRCGSCNKCVDACPTGALIQGGQLDSNKCIAFLTQTKGFLKEEYRTKLGNRLYGCDTCQTVCPENKGKDFHLHAELEPDPELVKPRLKPLLTMSNREFKEKYGHMSGSWRGKKPIQRNAIIALAHYRDKTAVPVLLELIENDPRPVIRGTAAWALGKIGEQSSLPRLMHLMEKEQDSDAREEMEKGIALLKSES; translated from the coding sequence ATGTTAGCAAAGGAGGTGCATACATTGAATTTTACTAAATTAAAAGAAGAAATTATTCAATACAGTAAGCAAATTGGCATTGATAAAATTGGTTTTACAAGTGCAAGTCCTTTTGTTGAATTGAAGGAACGGTTGAGAGTACAGCAAGAAAATGGGTACCAATCAGGTTTTGAAGAAAGTGATATTGAAAAGCGAACGAATCCTCAGCTTTTACTCCCTCAAGCAAAATCTATTATTGCGATTGCGATTGCTTACCCATCAAAAATGAAAGATGCACCTCGTAGTACGAGGAAGGACCCACGGGGTATTTTTTGCAGGGCATCATGGGGAACAGATTATCACCTTGTACTGAGAGATCGCTTAAGTAAATTAGAAGAATTCATTAAACAAAAAGTCCCAGAAGCAACATTAAAATCAATGGTCGATACAGGTGAGCTTGCAGATCGAGCAGTTGCCGAAAGAGCAGGTATCGGGTGGAGTGGTAAAAACTGTGCCATTATTACGCCAGAATTTGGTTCCTACGTGTATTTAGGTGAAATGATTACAAATATACCATTTGATCCAGATCAATCGATTGAAGACCGTTGTGGGTCGTGTAATAAGTGTGTGGATGCTTGTCCAACCGGTGCATTAATTCAAGGAGGGCAACTCGATTCTAACAAGTGCATTGCCTTTTTAACACAGACGAAAGGCTTTTTAAAAGAAGAATATAGAACAAAACTAGGTAATCGTTTGTATGGTTGTGACACGTGCCAGACGGTATGTCCAGAAAATAAGGGGAAGGACTTTCACCTTCATGCGGAATTAGAACCCGATCCTGAGCTAGTAAAGCCGAGATTAAAGCCTTTGTTAACAATGAGTAATCGAGAGTTTAAAGAAAAATATGGCCATATGTCAGGTTCATGGCGAGGAAAAAAACCAATCCAACGAAATGCAATTATAGCACTAGCCCATTATCGGGATAAAACGGCTGTCCCAGTTCTCCTTGAGCTAATTGAAAATGATCCAAGACCTGTCATTAGAGGGACAGCAGCATGGGCATTAGGTAAAATTGGAGAACAATCTTCCTTACCTCGCTTAATGCACTTAATGGAGAAAGAACAAGATTCAGATGCACGAGAAGAAATGGAGAAGGGAATAGCATTATTGAAGAGTGAGAGTTAA
- a CDS encoding amidase domain-containing protein, whose amino-acid sequence MNTQLKRHVEMLLQSYVYRSSQTGNYIINDDTIKNKREMHRRRGAEIVKCNAEGKINKITSIGNQKEVTYQIHIRYLINHKDKLYLEEEMLNRISVWDDNEIVTDRQVMNNVEPIYMQPIEECEERDYRFTYDRMAAVQYAERWWNSYNPQFKKFDVDCTNYVSQCVHAGGAPMVGFPNKSSGWWMKNKAWSYTWSVAHSLRWYIPNAKSGMKGREVTRAADLMPGDVICYDFQGDGRFDHNTIVVAKDQDGMPLVNAHTHNSRMRYWAYEDSSAYTPNIKYKFFHIIDRN is encoded by the coding sequence ATGAATACTCAATTGAAAAGACATGTTGAAATGTTGCTTCAAAGTTATGTATATAGAAGTTCTCAAACTGGTAACTATATTATAAACGACGATACGATAAAGAATAAAAGGGAAATGCACAGAAGAAGAGGGGCAGAGATTGTCAAATGTAACGCAGAAGGGAAAATAAATAAAATTACTTCGATCGGAAACCAGAAAGAAGTCACATATCAAATTCATATTAGGTATTTAATTAATCATAAGGATAAACTATATTTAGAAGAAGAAATGTTAAATAGAATATCTGTATGGGATGATAATGAAATAGTAACTGATAGACAAGTAATGAATAACGTAGAGCCGATTTACATGCAACCGATAGAAGAATGTGAAGAGCGGGATTATCGTTTCACTTATGATAGAATGGCTGCTGTTCAATATGCAGAAAGATGGTGGAATAGTTACAATCCTCAGTTTAAAAAATTTGATGTTGATTGTACGAACTACGTTTCTCAATGTGTACACGCAGGTGGGGCCCCAATGGTAGGTTTTCCTAATAAGAGTAGTGGTTGGTGGATGAAAAATAAAGCTTGGAGCTATACATGGTCTGTTGCTCACTCTTTACGCTGGTATATACCTAATGCAAAAAGTGGCATGAAAGGAAGAGAAGTAACAAGGGCAGCTGATTTAATGCCAGGAGATGTTATTTGTTATGATTTTCAAGGTGATGGGAGATTTGACCATAATACTATCGTAGTTGCCAAGGACCAAGATGGGATGCCGTTAGTAAATGCACATACACATAACAGTAGAATGAGGTATTGGGCATATGAAGACTCGTCAGCGTACACTCCAAATATAAAATATAAGTTCTTTCATATTATTGATCGCAATTAA
- the trmL gene encoding tRNA (uridine(34)/cytosine(34)/5-carboxymethylaminomethyluridine(34)-2'-O)-methyltransferase TrmL has translation MGIHVVLYQPEIPANTGNIARTCAATNTTLHLIRPLGFSTDDKMLKRAGLDYWEFVNVVYYDSLEELFEKNSDGEFFFITKFGQKPHTSFDYSNLEKDYFFVFGRETTGLPKEVIQKNIDTCLRLPMTTNVRSLNLSNTAAILVYEALRQQDYPNLSIEYPEI, from the coding sequence TTGGGTATACATGTAGTATTATATCAACCAGAAATTCCAGCTAACACAGGAAATATAGCTAGAACTTGTGCTGCAACAAATACAACACTACATTTGATTCGACCGCTTGGATTTTCAACTGACGATAAAATGTTAAAACGGGCAGGTCTTGATTATTGGGAGTTTGTAAATGTTGTTTATTATGATTCACTTGAAGAATTGTTTGAAAAAAACAGTGATGGTGAATTCTTTTTCATTACAAAATTTGGTCAAAAACCACATACTTCCTTTGACTATAGTAATTTGGAAAAAGATTATTTCTTTGTTTTTGGAAGAGAAACAACCGGTCTTCCAAAGGAAGTTATTCAAAAGAACATAGACACTTGCTTACGTTTACCTATGACGACAAATGTAAGGTCGTTAAACTTATCTAATACAGCAGCAATCTTAGTATACGAAGCACTAAGACAACAAGATTATCCTAACCTTTCAATTGAATATCCTGAAATTTAA
- a CDS encoding PrkA family serine protein kinase, producing the protein MDILRKIEKYREEEQRLKWEGTFGEYLKLIKERPYIAQSAHSRVYNMVKDAGVEEVNGRKEYKFFSNSLFGLEEALERLVEEYFHPAAKRLDVRKRILLLMGPVSGGKSTLVTILKRGLEQYTLTDRGAVYAIKGCPMHEDPLHLIPHHLREDFHQEYGIRVEGNLSPLNMMRLEKEYGGRIEDVLVERIFLSENQRVGIGTFSPSDPKSQDIADLTGSIDFSTIAEFGSESDPRAYRFDGELNKANRGMMEFQEMLKCDEKFLWHLLSLTQEGNFKAGRFALISADELIVAHTNETEYRSFISNKKNEALHSRIIVMPVPYNLKVTQEEKIYEKMINESDVRDVHIAPHTLRVAAMFTILTRLKEPKRGDIDLLKKMRLYDGEQVEGFNSVDVEELKKEYNDEGMSGIDPRYVINRISSTIIRKEVPSINALDVLRSLKEGLDQHPSISNEDRERYLNFISVARKEYDNIAKKEVQKAFVYSYEESAKTLMDNYLDNVEAYCNRVKLRDPLTGEEMNPDEKLMRSIEEQIGISENAKKAFREEILIRISAYARKGKRFDYNSHERLREAIQKKLFADLKDVVKITTSSKTPDETQLKKINEVVARLIDEHGYNSTSANELLRYVGSLLNR; encoded by the coding sequence ATGGATATTTTACGTAAAATTGAAAAGTACAGGGAAGAAGAACAGCGGCTTAAGTGGGAAGGAACCTTCGGCGAGTATTTAAAGTTAATAAAGGAACGCCCGTATATTGCACAATCGGCTCATTCAAGGGTGTACAATATGGTCAAAGATGCAGGAGTAGAAGAGGTTAATGGCAGGAAGGAATATAAATTTTTCAGTAATTCGTTATTTGGGTTAGAAGAAGCATTAGAGAGACTCGTCGAGGAGTATTTTCATCCAGCAGCAAAGAGGCTCGATGTTAGAAAACGTATCCTTTTATTAATGGGTCCTGTAAGTGGAGGGAAATCAACTTTAGTTACAATTTTAAAAAGGGGCTTAGAACAGTATACGCTAACAGACCGTGGTGCTGTTTATGCAATTAAAGGCTGTCCGATGCATGAAGATCCTTTGCATTTAATACCGCATCATTTAAGAGAAGATTTCCATCAAGAGTATGGTATTCGTGTTGAAGGAAACTTATCACCATTAAACATGATGAGACTGGAAAAAGAGTATGGTGGAAGAATTGAAGATGTACTAGTGGAACGAATATTCTTATCGGAAAATCAACGTGTAGGTATTGGAACGTTTAGTCCGTCCGATCCAAAATCACAAGACATTGCTGATTTAACTGGAAGTATTGATTTCTCGACAATTGCAGAATTTGGTTCTGAGTCAGATCCACGGGCATATCGTTTTGATGGTGAACTGAATAAAGCAAACCGCGGTATGATGGAATTTCAGGAGATGTTAAAGTGTGATGAGAAGTTTTTATGGCATTTATTATCATTAACCCAAGAAGGAAACTTCAAAGCTGGGCGTTTTGCATTAATAAGTGCAGATGAATTAATTGTTGCTCATACGAATGAAACAGAGTATCGATCCTTTATTTCTAATAAGAAAAATGAGGCACTTCATTCACGGATTATTGTTATGCCAGTCCCGTATAATTTAAAAGTTACACAAGAAGAGAAAATTTATGAAAAGATGATAAATGAAAGTGATGTGCGTGATGTGCATATTGCACCGCATACGTTACGGGTAGCAGCAATGTTCACAATTTTAACAAGGTTAAAAGAGCCAAAGCGTGGCGACATTGACTTATTAAAGAAAATGAGATTATACGATGGTGAGCAAGTAGAAGGCTTTAACTCAGTGGACGTGGAAGAATTGAAGAAAGAATACAACGATGAGGGAATGAGCGGAATCGATCCTCGATATGTTATAAACCGCATATCTTCCACTATTATTCGAAAAGAAGTACCTTCCATTAATGCATTAGATGTTTTACGCTCATTAAAAGAAGGGTTGGATCAACATCCATCTATTTCGAATGAAGATAGAGAAAGGTATTTGAACTTTATTTCAGTAGCAAGAAAAGAATATGATAACATTGCGAAAAAAGAAGTTCAAAAAGCATTTGTTTATTCATATGAAGAATCTGCTAAAACATTAATGGATAACTATTTAGACAATGTGGAGGCATATTGTAATAGAGTTAAACTACGTGATCCACTTACTGGTGAAGAAATGAATCCAGATGAAAAGTTAATGAGGTCAATTGAGGAGCAAATCGGTATTTCTGAAAATGCAAAAAAAGCATTTCGTGAGGAAATATTAATTCGTATTTCCGCTTATGCGCGAAAAGGGAAGCGATTTGATTATAATTCCCATGAACGACTACGAGAAGCAATCCAGAAGAAGCTATTCGCCGATTTAAAAGATGTGGTGAAAATAACGACATCCTCTAAAACACCGGATGAAACGCAGTTGAAGAAAATAAATGAGGTAGTTGCAAGGCTTATCGATGAGCATGGATATAATTCAACATCAGCGAATGAATTACTTCGTTACGTAGGAAGTTTATTAAATAGATAA
- a CDS encoding sodium/proline symporter, whose amino-acid sequence MSANPITVAVLVFYLLVLIGIGFVSTKKSSGGLSDFFLAGRGLGEFTVALSAVSSGRSAWLVLGVTGTAYATGLNAVWAVAGYITVEVFMFFYVAKRFRVYSEKTGSITLPDILENRYEDKSNLLRITSSLIIIFFMIAYVGSQVVAGGTAFSSSLGLSQSNGMWLTAIIILLYTMLGGFHAVSKTDVLQAMFMFLSLIILPIIAIIGLGGFGPILDTMHAQGAGFTSIWTFGFGAIVGLLGIGFGSPGNPHILVRYMSLKNVNEMRQAALIGTIWNVVMGWGAIMVGLAGRAYFPNISMLPGENSEAIFTTLGEEILNPFFMGILLVAVLAAIMSSADSQLLVGASAVVRDIYDKIFAKGKEVSQKKLVLFSRISIACFMLLAVWLAFSAEQFVFWMVLFAFGGLGACFGPALILSLYWKGTTKAGVLTGMILGLITVILVKKQPEWTFAFLPDVKALFAKILFGVTYEAVPGFLVALLATVLVSLFTNKPVNVDQQFIDIKSKSM is encoded by the coding sequence ATGAGTGCTAATCCAATTACAGTAGCTGTATTAGTGTTCTATTTACTAGTGCTTATTGGGATAGGCTTTGTTAGTACTAAAAAAAGTTCTGGTGGATTGTCTGACTTTTTCTTAGCTGGTAGAGGCTTAGGGGAGTTTACGGTAGCATTAAGTGCGGTTAGTTCTGGAAGAAGTGCTTGGTTAGTACTAGGGGTCACTGGAACTGCTTATGCAACTGGTCTTAATGCAGTATGGGCTGTTGCTGGTTACATAACAGTTGAAGTATTTATGTTTTTTTACGTTGCTAAAAGATTTAGAGTATATAGTGAGAAAACAGGAAGTATTACTTTACCCGATATATTAGAAAACAGATATGAAGATAAATCTAACCTGCTAAGAATAACAAGCTCTCTTATTATCATTTTCTTTATGATTGCTTATGTAGGTAGTCAAGTAGTTGCAGGCGGGACAGCTTTTTCATCTAGCTTAGGGCTTTCTCAATCTAACGGAATGTGGTTAACAGCTATTATTATTTTATTGTACACGATGTTAGGTGGATTTCACGCCGTAAGTAAAACAGATGTTTTGCAAGCTATGTTTATGTTTTTATCTCTAATAATTTTACCAATTATAGCAATTATCGGTCTCGGTGGCTTCGGCCCAATTCTTGACACGATGCATGCACAAGGGGCTGGATTTACAAGCATTTGGACATTCGGTTTTGGAGCAATTGTCGGTTTATTAGGAATTGGTTTTGGAAGTCCTGGGAACCCTCATATTCTTGTTAGATATATGTCTTTAAAAAATGTAAATGAAATGCGTCAAGCTGCGTTAATCGGAACCATTTGGAATGTTGTTATGGGTTGGGGAGCAATCATGGTAGGTCTTGCCGGTAGAGCGTATTTCCCTAATATTAGTATGTTACCTGGTGAAAACAGTGAAGCGATTTTTACAACTCTTGGTGAGGAAATTTTAAATCCGTTTTTTATGGGGATTTTATTAGTCGCAGTACTAGCAGCGATTATGTCGAGTGCAGATAGCCAGCTACTCGTTGGAGCAAGTGCAGTCGTTCGTGATATTTATGATAAAATTTTTGCAAAAGGAAAAGAAGTTTCTCAAAAGAAGCTAGTATTATTTAGCCGCATATCTATTGCTTGTTTTATGTTACTTGCTGTATGGTTAGCGTTTTCCGCAGAACAATTTGTATTTTGGATGGTTCTTTTCGCATTTGGCGGACTTGGAGCCTGCTTCGGCCCAGCACTAATACTATCATTGTACTGGAAAGGTACAACAAAAGCTGGTGTTCTTACTGGAATGATCCTCGGATTAATAACGGTTATATTAGTTAAAAAGCAGCCTGAATGGACTTTTGCTTTTTTACCTGATGTAAAAGCGTTATTTGCCAAAATATTATTCGGAGTTACCTACGAAGCAGTGCCAGGGTTTTTAGTTGCATTACTCGCAACCGTTCTCGTAAGCTTATTTACGAACAAACCTGTTAATGTGGATCAACAATTTATAGATATAAAAAGTAAAAGTATGTAA
- the yhbH gene encoding sporulation protein YhbH yields MSSNETNFIVSKEDWSLHRKGYDDQKRHQEKVQEAIKNNLPDLVTEENIIMSNGKEVVKIPIRSLDEYRIRYNYDKNKHVGQGDGDSQVGDVVARDGSNSGKQGAGKGQGAGDQAGEDYFEAEVSLMDIEAALFNELELPNLQQKEKAENVVEHYEFNDIRRTGLMGNIDKKRTMLSAYKRNAMNGKASFHPIYKEDLKFKTWNEVIKPDSKAVVLMMMDTSGSMGMWEKYMARSFYFWMTRFLRTKYETVEIEFIAHHTEAKIVSEEDFFSKGESGGTICSSAYRKALELIDHKYNPTHYNIYPFHFSDGDNLTSDNQRCVKLVGELMKVSNMFGYGEVNQYNRHSTLMSAYKNIHEEKFRHYILKQKPDVFHAMKEFFKKEESKLYA; encoded by the coding sequence ATGAGTTCCAATGAGACAAATTTTATTGTATCAAAAGAGGATTGGTCCCTCCATCGTAAAGGCTACGACGACCAAAAACGCCATCAAGAAAAGGTACAAGAGGCAATAAAAAACAATCTACCTGACTTAGTTACAGAAGAAAATATTATTATGTCTAATGGTAAAGAGGTCGTGAAAATTCCTATTCGGTCATTAGACGAATATAGAATTCGCTATAACTATGACAAAAACAAACATGTAGGCCAAGGCGATGGGGATAGCCAAGTTGGCGATGTTGTGGCGAGAGACGGATCTAATTCAGGAAAACAAGGCGCAGGGAAAGGTCAAGGGGCCGGAGATCAAGCAGGAGAAGATTATTTTGAAGCAGAAGTTTCGTTAATGGATATAGAAGCTGCTCTTTTTAATGAGTTAGAGCTACCAAATCTTCAGCAAAAAGAAAAAGCAGAAAATGTTGTGGAGCATTACGAGTTTAATGATATAAGACGTACAGGATTAATGGGAAATATTGACAAAAAAAGAACAATGCTTTCCGCATATAAGCGGAATGCAATGAACGGAAAAGCTAGCTTCCACCCAATTTATAAAGAAGATTTAAAGTTTAAAACGTGGAACGAAGTAATTAAACCAGATTCAAAGGCAGTAGTTTTAATGATGATGGATACAAGCGGATCGATGGGTATGTGGGAAAAGTATATGGCTAGAAGTTTTTACTTTTGGATGACAAGGTTTTTAAGAACAAAATATGAGACAGTAGAAATTGAATTTATTGCACATCATACAGAGGCTAAAATCGTCTCAGAAGAAGATTTCTTTTCCAAAGGGGAAAGTGGTGGGACTATTTGTTCTTCAGCCTATAGGAAAGCGTTAGAACTAATAGATCATAAATATAATCCAACACATTACAATATTTATCCGTTCCATTTTTCTGATGGTGATAACTTAACTTCTGATAATCAACGTTGTGTAAAATTAGTAGGGGAATTGATGAAAGTTTCCAATATGTTTGGGTACGGAGAAGTTAATCAGTACAATCGACATAGTACTTTAATGTCGGCCTATAAAAATATTCACGAAGAAAAGTTTAGACATTATATTTTAAAGCAAAAACCAGATGTTTTTCATGCGATGAAGGAGTTTTTCAAGAAAGAAGAAAGTAAATTGTATGCTTAA
- a CDS encoding glutathione ABC transporter substrate-binding protein: MKAKKHFLLMLSLAVMLVLAACGGQNAGTNNDSKDDGGGTAEGQDGGHFVFVTGSDAPTLDPHGMNDTATTNATSQIFERLTDFAEDGSVVPLLAEEFNPIDDRTWEFKLRQGVKFHDGTDFTAEAVKLSLERLIDPDFASPRAVVLNMISEVIVEDDYTVVIKTAEPFAPLPAHLAHNAGSIIAPSALEEENNGGKTVDENPIGTGPFVLEEWARGSEIKFKKNEDYWGTKTSLDTMSFIVVPEQSTRMAMLESGDANAAQIGSSDVRHMEGVPDIELTRIVSTRMDYLGFNMGVEPFDNKLVRQAISMAINKNDIVDGILDGQGTAAVGPLAPTVVGNYQGLTPLGFDVEEAKALLEEAGYADGFKTTLYVNEGNKERADIAVLIQSQLAQINIDVDIQSIEWGTFLEKTGAGEHEMFILGWTTVTGDADYGLYALFHSDMHGAPGNRSFYTNERVDELLDLARSSTDQDERNEAYKELSEILVDEVPMVYLQHPDFVYGTNGVASGLFVDFSGTPYFKGIKLK, encoded by the coding sequence ATGAAAGCAAAAAAGCACTTTCTTTTAATGCTATCACTAGCTGTTATGCTAGTATTAGCAGCTTGTGGCGGTCAAAACGCTGGCACTAACAATGATAGTAAAGATGATGGCGGTGGAACTGCTGAAGGACAAGATGGCGGACATTTCGTGTTTGTTACAGGCTCGGATGCACCAACTCTTGATCCACACGGTATGAACGACACTGCAACAACAAATGCAACTTCTCAAATTTTTGAGCGTTTAACAGATTTCGCTGAAGATGGATCTGTTGTACCTCTACTTGCTGAAGAATTCAATCCAATTGACGACAGAACTTGGGAATTCAAATTACGTCAAGGTGTAAAATTCCATGACGGTACTGATTTTACAGCAGAGGCAGTAAAATTATCTTTAGAGCGTCTAATCGATCCTGATTTCGCTTCTCCTCGTGCTGTTGTACTTAACATGATTTCTGAAGTAATCGTGGAAGATGATTATACAGTTGTTATTAAAACAGCTGAGCCATTTGCTCCACTACCAGCTCACTTAGCACATAACGCTGGATCAATCATTGCTCCTTCTGCACTTGAAGAAGAAAACAATGGTGGAAAAACAGTTGATGAAAACCCAATCGGTACTGGACCATTCGTATTAGAAGAATGGGCTCGTGGTAGCGAAATTAAATTTAAGAAAAACGAAGATTACTGGGGTACGAAAACTTCTCTAGATACAATGAGCTTTATCGTAGTTCCTGAGCAATCTACTCGTATGGCTATGTTAGAATCTGGAGATGCGAATGCAGCTCAAATCGGTTCTTCTGACGTAAGACATATGGAAGGTGTACCTGATATTGAACTTACTCGTATCGTAAGTACACGTATGGACTACTTAGGATTCAATATGGGTGTTGAACCATTTGATAACAAATTAGTTCGTCAAGCAATCTCTATGGCAATTAACAAAAACGATATCGTTGATGGTATTTTAGATGGTCAAGGTACTGCTGCTGTTGGTCCATTGGCACCGACTGTAGTTGGTAACTACCAAGGCTTAACTCCACTTGGTTTCGATGTGGAAGAAGCAAAAGCATTATTAGAAGAAGCAGGATATGCTGACGGATTCAAAACAACGTTATATGTTAACGAAGGAAACAAAGAGCGTGCTGATATCGCTGTTTTAATTCAATCTCAATTAGCTCAAATCAACATCGATGTTGATATCCAATCTATTGAGTGGGGTACATTCTTAGAAAAAACTGGTGCTGGTGAGCATGAAATGTTCATCCTTGGTTGGACTACAGTAACAGGTGATGCTGACTACGGTTTATATGCACTATTCCATTCTGATATGCATGGGGCACCTGGTAACCGTTCTTTCTATACGAACGAAAGAGTTGACGAATTATTAGACTTAGCTCGTTCTTCAACTGATCAAGATGAGCGTAACGAAGCTTACAAAGAACTTTCTGAAATTCTTGTAGACGAAGTACCAATGGTTTACCTACAACATCCTGACTTCGTATACGGAACTAACGGTGTTGCTTCTGGTCTATTCGTAGACTTCAGTGGTACTCCATACTTCAAAGGTATTAAACTAAAATAA